A genomic segment from Enoplosus armatus isolate fEnoArm2 chromosome 12, fEnoArm2.hap1, whole genome shotgun sequence encodes:
- the blnk gene encoding B-cell linker protein, translating to MNLPSREECEGWDQVQVALFMCKNKMQDCAATVSRLRMNGQRFLNLSDSDMSKFSLIHQPQLQKIVQDIKKNDGSLLNKLRRLKSKPLPKVPARDYRDDDGEGDDQLSEPDYDNDMCEVHDDSYEPPPSHRVFPSTPSASFPSGEYVDNCRNRPHRPPGKPLRPKGKASKQLPPEPTHAGSDEEDYITPDGSNDDDNYVEPAENPASNPMMHGGSRAGRDRPALPTPVPGRPSSPDVYEVPDKEENSVPLLASRPPKPSPRLNMRRSPTTVQEPTGEDEYEVCDPSDCSRDKPAEGPPLLLPKPLPRERSPKPLVKPRPDLKPWEFESRTLPVMQTGQKPPPKAFSLDLKRPKIPFPHHTSPKPTDRGSVSAENGSIEQDMDADMYKKSWYASTCDRKTADDVLVRSNKDGAFMVRKSSGQDAQQPYTLVVFYKGRVYNIPIRFIPATQQYALGREKRGEEYFSSVAHIIENHQRSLLVLIDSQSNTKDATKLCYPVRP from the exons AACCTCTCTGACAGTGACATGAGCAAGTTTAGTCTCATCCACCAACC GCAGCTTCAGAAGATTGTTCAGGACATCAAGAAAAATGACGGCAGCTTACTGAATAAACTAAGAAG ACTGAAAAGCAAACCACTTCCAAAAGTACCAGCGCGAGATTACAGAG ATGATGACGGGGAAGGCGACGACCAACTGTCTGAACCTGATTAT GATAATGACATGTGCGAGGTCCATGATGACAGCTACGAGCCTCCTCCCAGCCACAGAGTCTTCCCCTCAACTCCTTCTGCTTCCTTCCCGAGTGGGGAGTATGTTG ATAACTGCCGTAATCGGCCCCACCGGCCACCCGGGAAGCCCCTCCGCCCAAAAGGCAAAGCCTCCAAACAACTGCCCCCTGAACCCACCCACGCGGGGAGCGATGAA gAAGACTACATCACTCCAGACGGCagtaatgatgatgacaacTACGTAGAACCCGCAGAGAATCCAGCCTCCA ATCCTATGATGCATGGTGGgagcagagcagggagggaCCGACCCGCGTTGCCTACACCTGTACCAGGGCGTCCGTCGAGTCCTG ACGTTTATGAAGTCCCCGACAAAGAG GAGAACTCAGTACCTCTTCTAGCAAGCAG ACCACCGAAACCCAGCCCCAG actGAATATGAGGAGATCTCCTACTACT GTCCAGGAGCCCACAGGGGAAGATGAATACGAAGTTTGTGATCCAAGTGATT GCTCCAGGGATAAACCTGCAGAGGGTCCTCCTCTACTCCTACCCAAACCTTTGCCCAGAGA gaggtCACCAAAACCACTTGTAAAGCCG AGGCCAGATTTAAAACCTTGGGAATTTGAAA GTCGAACGCTGCCTGTGATGCAAACTGGCCAGAAGCCCCCACCAAAAGCTTTTTCGCTGGACTTGAAACGACCAAA AATTCCTTTTCCTCACCATACCTCCCCCA AACCAACTGACAGAGGaagtgtttctgctgaaaatGGCTCGATAGAACAAGACATG GACGCAGACATGTATAAGAAATCCTGGTATGCCAGCACATGTGACCGCAAGACTGCTGACGACGTCTTGGTCCGCTCGAATAAA GACGGGGCGTTCATGGTGAGGAAGAGCTCCGGCCAGGACGCACAGCAGCCCTATACATTAGTGGTGTTTTATAAGGGCAGAGTGTACAACATCCCGATCCGCTTCATACCAGCGACTCAGCAGTACGCTctgggaagagagaagagaggggaggag tatttcAGCAGCGTCGCCCACATCATCGAGAACCACCAGAGGAGTCTTCTGGTGCTGATCGACAGTCAGAGTAACACCAAGGACGCCACCAAACTGTGCTACCCTGTGAGGCCCTAG